ttgaagttgtatttgaggatgttctgtacataatagacgatgaagaagctacttgcctccgaattttagaagcttatctcttatttatttaatatttacgcacctatcaatccatcatcgtccgacgaatcagttgaattatccattaaatgttttatcttacaacagtTTTTGTTAACagatgaaagttgtttttattttttttgacagctatctcaatacagctattcAACTCGATTGTAGTGTTTACATGATAAAACTTGGAAAGTGAATTTAATTTGccgtattaaattaaaatcaaaagattctATAAGAATAACTTATGTTAAAGGTCGTTTTAAAAGATTCTAACATAAACATACATTTGTAGAATATCAcatttgataacaaaaaaaacatcatctATGGACCATATCTCTGATTTGtagtgtttattaaatttttcaccttaagcctagtacgctgctgatgcgaaacgaaaattcccatataaaaatgacatgacgaaatcataaacgaaaaattttgctgtgcttttcgtttttcagtagtagtacccgtaacatgatggttagtgcgttggactgtcatgcaagaggtattgggttcaatccctgcctgtgccaccataatttaaaaaaataattttcgcgagtactgcctcttgcgaggaattgacaattccttcaagagtaattcttgtcatgaaaaagtgctttctcaaactagccgttcggattcggccttaaattgtaggtcccttccattcctgacaacagtactcgcacacaggaatggttgagagttgtaagtccaaaaaataaaccgaagaaaaaaaattgatttctcttcggaggaaaaaaagaaataggcGTCGTTGGTCGAAGCCAGTGAAGTTATTTTGAAGTTGGAACAtaggcttcacaaaaataatctAGCCGTTGCGAGCCTCTGGAGTAATAAAtgctcaacaaaatgttaataaatagaattcttttGCACTTTTGTTAACCAGCAGCTGACTGTTAGAACttctcaattgtttttgacagctgaaagAACTCtcctcaaatatttttccactgcggttttcgttttcattttgctctgcactAGGAGACCGccgaaaaaattcgtttcacttcaGCTGCGTACTAGGCTACGATGAAATTTTGTACTCCatactaataaaaataaacattctatTGGTTTTATGACTCTATGTCTATCTGGCTCATTATCCTTTTTcggataaaattgaataaaaaatggtGTTGGAGAGCTTTACTTTGAcgagtaattttgtttaaaccaaaaataataataactgtattctgcattcttttaaattgatgtctaacttttctttttttattattattttaaatctccACTTCTACTCtggcaaaattttgatttcaaataactgtTAGAATCTATAACTTTTAACCGCGGCTTGACAACAGTTGAAAAGCTTTGATAAGCAGTGAAAAGTCTTCAACTAGTAATAAGACTTGGAAGTAGTTAGAAGTCTTCAATACATTGAATACATTTGAAATGCTTTaagaattcaaataatataatataataataataccattatattgcattctttttaaaatcagaGTTGAACGAAGAAATGtcgaaaaaataaagtttgttttttcttttgtcaatTAGTGTACAATGTGGTTAAGTTTTTTAACAGAACAGAAGCCCACCCCAACTGAATTCTGAAACAAAATGTCTCTATGCCCAgtcagatattttgttttacagtgATTGCATTCAACGcggaatttattattaattaataaattgcataaagaaaacatttctagtattatttttgaaaaatgttgattatTTACCTAAATGAATTGCTTACATTCCATTTGGGATTTCCAAACCTCCTCATCCAAAGGCACTCCATGTGCAGGGTAGTTCCAGGATAAACTATAAGTTTTCCATCGTTACTTTGTGCAATTGGTCCGTTTTGGTGGCGGAATAATATAGTTGGGGGTTTTTCcactaaaaaatattaagatttatATAGCGTAGATatgaaagtttatttatttaaaaaattatataatcattaaaatattaagtgcaTACAAAATGTTGTCTTTAAAAATCGCCCATACTTGCATAATCGTTTTCCTGGTTCAATCCAAAGCATGTTGGCTGATTTGTTGTCCATTCAGAATGTATACAAGTTCTTTCCTTATTTCCCACCATTGCATATTTTCCAATGTCGGCACATctgagttaaaattaaataaaaataaataaagttttattagcTTGAGTTTAAACGATAGTAAAACAACCTTGATATTATTGTTGCACCAGGTGGAAACTCAACTATGTCTTCTCTTATTTCCAAATCATTATAAAAACTTACAACGTTCCGTTCATTATTGTGAAAGAGGCATGTTCCATTTgctatttttgaaattgtaaattataaaagaatgttttttaatctttttgtcaaaatgaaaactaCAATTAATAAGAGGATTATTTTTCAGCATACTTAAGCTTTAAAATAACTCCTCttttaccaaaatgtaaaaGATCAAAGTTTATAACTTACCACAGCTGTAAGAACGTCCAATCCAATTACCATTTTCGCAAATGATTTTCCAAGTATTTCTTTCATTCGAAACACTAGCAAtgcagttaaaaaatatttccgtACCGTTGGGATATCCTTCATCGTTTTCGGGTTCTTCATTGTTCCTTAAAACAGTTTTATGAGAATACTCggatattttattgtttgtataatATGTTTACTTATAAACAAGTGCTCCTTCTACTTTATTTGGAGGCCCACAATATCTTGCTTTTCTAGGAACGTCCGCAACAATATCATTTTTGATCAAGCTAGTTTTGCTTAAACTATCCAAGGGCGGTTGGGATTTTTCTGAACTTTCAATAGATTTATCTTTGCTTGGATATTGATCAGATGATTTTCTTAGACGATTTGAACAATTAAAGGTTGTGGGCCAAGTTTTTCCTCGATAGCATGttaccaaaattgttttgtttacctTTGATATGCAATGAGCGGTTATTTCACTCTCGTGAGCTATTGTCAAACCGGCCCGATAGCCTCCCtttaaagagaaaacaaaattattaatttcgtTACAGATTTGGGTTTTGTGCATTTAACTGACCTCATAAAATATGACATCAGAGTACGGCAGTACACATGGCGAGGAAATACAAATTGGAAAGTTACTGACGGACCATTTTCCTCTAAAACAATGCAAAAGTGAAGGTccctttcaatataaaataagaaatattaatcaaaaagaagaaaaaatggtTTCTTTAGCATATATTCAAATTTGTGAATCTTTTACGTTTGTATCTTTTCTAgggaaacaattttaatacagaGAAGAGatctaatttaaattatatggaaTGGACAATACTTTTGGACTTGCCAAATACGAAAGAAAACAAACGATATTTTTCCATAAAAGGAGGCatacaatggctgcgttcaatctatggcagatagggtatccggtcACCTTTTTCTTTGTGTTTTACGTGTAAGGGAGCAGCTCATTCAACACAGctgggatgtcaaaaaaggaatagaaaggtatccaagaatttctggttTATgtgggtatctgacagaaccCGAAAATCGGGctcaaatttgtatgtttttgatatatttcaatatattctcggtatcgttatgatgaaaaatgtgaattcaatttaaattgttttatttttcaatataatctcccctaacatcaatgcatttgttacatcttgagaCAAGCCTTTTTAAacactcaaaaaaataaatttcctctttccctgcaaaaaacacacatttattGCCGACTTTAGTTTTTCATCATCCGAATGTTGGATTTCTTCGAAACCACAATCTCGCGcagcagccttggaaactcgcgcCATATGAACAGGAGCGTTTtcatgaagaagcaacacacccgctgcgagtttaccccgtcttttctttttaatttcctcccgcaAAGTATGCAAAGTGGAAGCGCAGGATAtggcgttgatggtttcaccttttttttgtactcaatgacCAAGATTACCTTTTagtcccaaaaaactgtggccatgagTTTTAcggcagacggagtgacttGGAACTTTTTTAGGGTGTCTGTTCCTTTTGTATGCCACTCcatggactcttgtttgcttttcagggtcatagtggtgaacccaCGTTTCGTCCCCAGTAACAATTCGATCcataacaccgtccgcgttctcactacacatctccaGTCGaagcttggtgatctctgccatcattttcacctttattcgggcatcctcgagaacaagtttttcgacttctttgatgATTTCTCCCGTACAAGCACTAGCCGGGGCGCCGGCCGGAGCGGGGGTCGTCTTCAACGCTCTCCCTGCCTCTCTTGAACTcacttgaccacttttgcacagttgataATGAAGGTGCGGAACAATGGTAAACAGCCACCATCtcttcatgaatagttttttgactttttccttgcttagtgagaaatttaattacagcgtaatgctcaattttcaaaatcatcgtttcagttgccattatgattctgtttaaCTAGAGATGAAACGCgaaataataatcacatttatatgaaattttacatgaatgcactaaaataataaatatatataaccacagcttcaccccgataccaagaatatattgaacgcccctctAAATCcggtgaattattaaaattaataattgaacactttcaaatggggtggcgcaacagtccgttgtgaaccagggcctagtgacttacaactctcaaccattcctgtatgcgagtactgttgtcaggaatggaagggacctacaattttaggccgaatccgaacggatagtttgagaaagcactttttcatgacaagaattactcttgaagcacttgtcaattcctcgcaagaggcagtacccgcgaaaattattttttttttaaattaaggtggcacaggcagggatttaacccaagaccccttgcatgacagtccaacgcactaaccatcatgccacgggtactgcaaaattgaacactttattttacaataattttggacCTTGTTCGGACCTCGAAATCTACCCTACCAACACTGGATTGAATGCAACAAACACAGTTCTTGCCACACACGACGAGTTGTCTCATTCGAACTAAATTACCATAGAATTAAACAATTGGGAAATCCAAGTTGTCAATAACTTcagttcaatttttaacaatcaattaTTCAATAtggattattaaattaaatacatatgtaagtacGTACCTGAATATTAAACCCACGCTCACATTCCACAGTTACATATTGATTGGATTCAACTTCTTTTTTTGATAACAACTGGCCACCGTTCGATTCATTGTATATTACTCTACCATTTTCCAATCTGGGAACTTTACAACTTGCTGGTGATAGATGAACATGCAATTAAAATAAGtcaataattatttaaggctTAAATAGACAAAATGCAAAAGCCAATCAAATGTCTTAAGAGTTTCAGTACGGATCTATCAAACTATGGCCAAGTTATAACCCTAAATAAATATCGttacaattttatattgttattgTAATATTACTATCTtagtaaatataattattttccattgctgactgaaaaaaaaatcattatttatattcgttttaataaaagtaatttaaaaatgttataatttccTTTCATCGGATTCCATTGAAGACTTGAAGAATCCATCTATCGCTCATTGTTTACCTaaaagtttatacaaaaaaaaaacaattcaggTACCGAACATAAgcacataaatattaaaataatatagtgtcaaacaaatatgttactaatttattaacaatttcatCAGAAAGTTACTCTTAATAGAATACCTACTAATGTTCTGTGTACATTAACCCAAAGATTTTAAGCATAATTGGAAATTTCGTTGTTGCCGATAACAGTGTATACGgtccaatggcggatccagagggAGGTCGGAGGGGTTATGACCCACCCCGCTGGGAGATAAGTTGTCTGTTTTTTCGTTGGAATTCCCTACAATTTAGAAtttatcgtattgcgttaatggatatgacccccattatattttgaataattttgtttacatgaaATTAACATTTGCATTTTACTTCCTtgaactttgttgctaaaaaaactacttttaactgaagaaTGGAACAATAACATTATATGAGTCGGATATTCAGCTTTATTCGAAAACACAGCACaagttcatca
This window of the Eupeodes corollae chromosome 3, idEupCoro1.1, whole genome shotgun sequence genome carries:
- the LOC129950640 gene encoding sushi, von Willebrand factor type A, EGF and pentraxin domain-containing protein 1-like, which gives rise to LHVHLSPASCKVPRLENGRVIYNESNGGQLLSKKEVESNQYVTVECERGFNIQGPSLLHCFRGKWSVSNFPICISSPCVLPYSDVIFYEGGYRAGLTIAHESEITAHCISKVNKTILVTCYRGKTWPTTFNCSNRLRKSSDQYPSKDKSIESSEKSQPPLDSLSKTSLIKNDIVADVPRKARYCGPPNKVEGALVYKNNEEPENDEGYPNGTEIFFNCIASVSNERNTWKIICENGNWIGRSYSCANGTCLFHNNERNVVSFYNDLEIREDIVEFPPGATIISRCADIGKYAMVGNKERTCIHSEWTTNQPTCFGLNQENDYAMEKPPTILFRHQNGPIAQSNDGKLIVYPGTTLHMECLWMRRFGNPKWNVSNSFRTYPEGWVTDADEGRDSSLEYRLSIIEATEGDSGIFTCQTPARHEHSIEVVVKIISCPAIPVRRGLIININDTKMGSRVNLSCANGNSLIGASEIICLPSGNWSAPLPVCESIECGDINMHIENKSTPRVAVLSREVGGRASFSCSSGYGLRGPIESICLPTGEWALPFPTCVEVQCDDPGAPENGYAQGSAPYRAGDVVQLNCNPEFMMQGQPIIACQDSGRWSGGLPKCVQACSYPGTVISGRMSSVKFYYTIGESITFSCDVGLELRGATMVKCLKNGKWSNAIPTCISLETVNKSRMLSKD